A region of Pseudomonas marginalis DNA encodes the following proteins:
- the flgK gene encoding flagellar hook-associated protein FlgK yields MSLLNIGMSGLNAAQGSLSVLSNNIANANTAGYSRQQTTQSANASNQYGGVFIGSGTTLADVRRVYNEYLDTAYQNSTSLNSDAKAYLDQVSAVDKTLSDKTTGMSAVLSSFFAAVQTASANPNDTSARQILLTNAQTLSNRFNSISSQLSQQKETINSQLSSMSDQVNQLTSSIASLNKQIAQVQGSSNTTPANLLDARAEAVRSLNELIGVTATEKNGVFSVSTGSGQSLVLGDKSNTISAVPSKSDTSQYTIQLNAAGGTTMDLGNVISGGSIGGLLRYRSDALIPAINDLGRIAIATADTVNSQLGQGLDLNGEFGASMFTDINNAASVALRSLAAQGNLGDGALGVTIKDSTQLTNFDYKVSFNDGTDLNKVTVLRSDGKAMGTYDLSATPPPVIDGFTLAVKSGTVQAGDSFKVSPTANGAKEIGTVLSDPSKIAFAAPLQGEASKTNQGTGTFTPPTLTVPLDIQGGADTAQLRTGIEYSMPVKMVFGKPAADGTQPYTLSNAQGDPIGSGTIIPGQANKISISVPMRDASGALVSPAKNFSFDTTVGGSPANGDGTSFSFNATGKSDNRNAQALLDLQTKATVGLAADGSGGTSLVGANSKLVSTVGAKAASAGTDNTATGALLAANKNARNSVSQVNLDEEAGDMIKFQQYYTASSQIIKAAQETFSTLINSL; encoded by the coding sequence ATGAGTTTGCTCAATATCGGGATGTCGGGGCTTAACGCCGCTCAAGGATCGTTGTCGGTCTTGAGTAACAACATCGCCAACGCCAATACCGCGGGTTATTCGCGTCAGCAGACCACCCAGAGCGCAAATGCGTCGAACCAGTATGGCGGCGTGTTCATCGGCAGCGGCACCACCCTGGCCGACGTGCGCCGGGTGTACAACGAATACCTGGACACCGCCTACCAGAACAGCACCTCGCTCAACAGCGATGCCAAGGCTTACCTTGATCAGGTCAGTGCCGTCGACAAGACCCTGTCGGACAAGACCACCGGCATGTCCGCCGTACTCAGTTCATTCTTCGCTGCTGTGCAGACCGCCTCGGCGAACCCCAACGATACCTCGGCCCGCCAGATCCTGCTCACGAACGCCCAGACGCTGAGCAACCGGTTCAACTCCATTTCCAGCCAGTTGAGCCAGCAGAAAGAGACCATTAACAGCCAGTTGTCCTCGATGAGCGATCAGGTCAACCAACTGACTTCGTCGATTGCCTCTCTCAACAAGCAGATCGCCCAGGTGCAGGGTTCGTCGAACACCACCCCGGCCAACCTGCTGGACGCCCGCGCCGAAGCCGTGCGTTCGCTCAATGAGCTGATCGGCGTGACCGCCACTGAGAAGAACGGCGTGTTCAGTGTCAGCACCGGTAGCGGCCAGTCCCTGGTGCTGGGTGATAAGTCCAATACCATTTCCGCCGTACCGAGCAAGAGCGACACCAGCCAGTACACGATCCAGCTCAATGCGGCCGGCGGTACGACGATGGACCTGGGCAACGTAATCAGCGGCGGTAGCATCGGCGGCCTGTTGCGCTATCGCAGCGACGCGTTGATTCCTGCGATCAATGATCTGGGGCGCATCGCGATTGCCACCGCCGATACGGTCAACAGCCAGTTGGGCCAGGGCCTGGACCTCAATGGCGAGTTCGGCGCCTCGATGTTCACCGACATCAACAACGCAGCCTCGGTTGCCCTGCGTAGCCTGGCTGCCCAAGGCAACCTGGGCGACGGTGCCCTGGGCGTGACGATCAAGGACAGCACTCAGCTGACCAACTTCGATTACAAGGTCAGCTTCAACGACGGCACCGACCTCAACAAGGTCACGGTACTGCGTTCCGACGGCAAGGCCATGGGCACCTATGACCTCAGTGCCACGCCGCCTCCGGTCATCGATGGCTTCACCCTGGCGGTCAAGAGCGGTACGGTGCAGGCCGGTGACAGCTTCAAGGTCAGCCCCACCGCCAACGGCGCCAAGGAAATCGGCACGGTCCTCAGCGACCCCAGCAAGATTGCCTTTGCCGCGCCGTTGCAGGGCGAGGCCAGCAAGACCAACCAGGGCACCGGCACCTTCACGCCGCCGACGCTCACCGTGCCCCTGGACATACAGGGTGGTGCCGATACGGCACAACTGCGTACCGGCATCGAATACTCGATGCCGGTGAAGATGGTTTTCGGTAAACCGGCGGCCGATGGCACCCAGCCTTATACGCTGAGTAACGCCCAGGGTGATCCCATCGGTTCCGGCACCATCATTCCGGGACAGGCCAATAAGATCAGCATCAGCGTGCCGATGCGTGATGCCAGCGGTGCCTTGGTGTCGCCAGCCAAGAACTTCAGTTTCGACACCACGGTGGGCGGTTCGCCGGCCAACGGCGACGGCACCTCGTTCTCGTTCAATGCCACCGGCAAGTCCGACAATCGCAACGCCCAGGCACTGCTCGACCTGCAGACCAAGGCAACCGTGGGCCTGGCGGCCGATGGCAGCGGCGGTACCAGCCTGGTGGGCGCCAACAGCAAGCTGGTCTCCACCGTGGGCGCCAAGGCCGCTTCGGCCGGCACTGACAACACCGCTACCGGTGCGCTGCTGGCCGCCAACAAGAACGCGCGCAACTCCGTATCCCAGGTGAACCTGGATGAAGAGGCGGGCGACATGATCAAGTTCCAGCAGTACTACACGGCGTCGTCGCAGATCATCAAGGCTGCGCAAGAAACCTTCAGCACGCTGATCAATAGTCTTTAA
- the flgJ gene encoding flagellar assembly peptidoglycan hydrolase FlgJ codes for MAMDMRNSGLTSTADSGSYSDLNRLNQLKVGDKNSEGNMRKVAQEFESLFLSEMLKSMRSATEALGKDNPMNTPAAKQYQEMYDQQLAVSMSREGGGIGLADVLMRQMQKNKPVDAQAATLQGPAAAEAVKKVDVPTQIAAGTQAEGPLGRSNGQRPLWAYRVAEPQAGAAAAHSNDIALMNQRRIALPSKLTDRLLAGIVPSTDTTTVAQAAPLRNSAAADNVVNSTARTFAVPSGRMQVYGRAVAQPPLAPVKKAFSSQDEFVATMLPMAKAAAARIGVDPKYLVAQAALETGWGKSVMRAEDGSSSHNLFGIKAGQSWQGGQARAITSEFRDGAMVKETAQFRSYDSYQDSFHDLVTLLQSNDRYKDVVKSADNPEQFVRELQKAGYATDPAYASKISQIAKTMNSYQNYAAAGATTHL; via the coding sequence ATGGCCATGGACATGCGTAACAGCGGCCTGACCAGCACGGCGGATTCGGGTTCGTATTCCGACTTGAATCGCCTGAACCAACTGAAGGTCGGCGACAAGAACAGCGAAGGCAACATGCGCAAGGTGGCGCAGGAGTTCGAGTCGCTGTTCTTGAGCGAGATGCTCAAGTCCATGCGCTCGGCCACCGAGGCCCTGGGCAAGGACAACCCGATGAACACCCCGGCCGCCAAGCAGTACCAGGAAATGTACGACCAGCAACTGGCGGTGTCGATGTCCCGCGAAGGCGGCGGTATCGGCCTGGCCGATGTGCTGATGCGCCAGATGCAGAAGAACAAGCCGGTGGACGCCCAGGCGGCCACCTTGCAGGGCCCGGCGGCGGCCGAGGCGGTCAAGAAAGTCGATGTGCCGACGCAAATTGCCGCCGGTACCCAGGCCGAGGGCCCGCTGGGGCGTTCCAATGGCCAGCGTCCACTGTGGGCCTATCGCGTGGCGGAGCCCCAGGCGGGCGCTGCAGCGGCCCATAGCAATGACATCGCACTGATGAACCAGCGCCGTATCGCCTTGCCGAGCAAGCTCACCGATCGCCTGCTCGCCGGTATCGTGCCGAGCACCGACACCACCACCGTTGCCCAGGCGGCGCCGTTGCGTAACAGCGCGGCCGCCGACAATGTGGTCAACAGCACGGCGCGCACGTTTGCCGTGCCGAGCGGGCGCATGCAGGTCTACGGCCGCGCCGTGGCCCAGCCGCCATTGGCACCGGTGAAGAAGGCGTTCAGCTCCCAGGATGAGTTTGTCGCGACCATGTTGCCGATGGCCAAGGCGGCGGCCGCGCGTATCGGTGTCGATCCGAAGTACCTGGTGGCCCAGGCCGCCCTGGAAACCGGTTGGGGCAAGTCGGTGATGCGCGCCGAAGATGGCAGCAGCAGCCACAACCTGTTCGGCATCAAGGCCGGCCAGAGCTGGCAGGGCGGCCAGGCCCGTGCAATCACCAGCGAGTTTCGTGATGGGGCGATGGTCAAGGAAACGGCGCAGTTCCGGTCCTACGATTCTTACCAGGACAGCTTCCATGACCTCGTGACATTGCTGCAAAGCAATGATCGCTATAAAGATGTTGTGAAATCGGCCGACAACCCGGAACAGTTTGTACGCGAGTTGCAAAAAGCCGGGTACGCCACGGACCCGGCCTACGCCAGCAAGATTTCGCAGATCGCAAAAACCATGAACAGTTACCAGAATTACGCTGCCGCGGGCGCGACCACTCATTTATAA